The Plasmodium coatneyi strain Hackeri chromosome 11, complete sequence DNA segment tcctatggaagatgttcctaaggaatagGTTCCAGGTTCAGGTtcctgaggaggaaaattttcctaaggaactggatcaaagttcagattccgggtttagggttgatgttcctaaggaacaggttccaagttcagattccgggtttagggaggaagaccttgttcctgaggaaggtgttcctatggaagtGCTTCCTCAGGAAAATCAAAAATAGGAATCTGTTCTtcaggaacatcttccttaggaaaaagCAATTTGTAGCCATATTGTGGATGCTAATTCTTGGATTAGTGTTTAAGGAATgtaggaaagggaagaaaatgtgcatgACAAAGAAATTTATTAGGACAGTCTATTACAAAACATTTGAGACATAGAACAGTATGGTGTGGTGCTATACCTGGAACGTTATATTATGCACACACCTAAGAAAAGATAAGGTCCCTGAGGGGGACATTGCacttttgtttgtttctgtttttgctaaatttaataaatctTTCTCTGCAAACGCGTGACcacaaattttattcttattttttcttttttctttagtgaatatttatataatgtaatatttatACTATTACATGAATGTGCAGAGCTCCAATGCATCATTAAATAACAATGATATAAGTAAATTtccgttcattttttgatCCTTGAGAAATTTATTAGATTAagcgtttccttttttttttgtttacattcatacatattattaattCCGTATATAGGAACCCATGTTTTGTGACATACAACAATTGAACACAATATTTGTTTAATTCCTCAccatttccctttcttttttaagtgaactttttcttcttttttaatatatccCATTTCCATGTGAATGTTGAAGTGttgaaacaaaaataatcCTCCGCAACGCACATatcaaaaataaatgtgccAATCGGAAggattataatttttaatccaTACAGTGAAGATCTTAAAATgagcatataaaaaaaaaaaaaaaaatgaagaaccgTTGCAGAGGCGTATTATATGTAGCATTACAGTAATGATGAAAAAACTGCTAAggagaacgaaaaaaaaaaaaaaaaaaaaaaagagagaaaaaaaaaaatataaaggtgaatgaatcagtgggtggggtgtgtgtgtataggatttcgcattttaaggtgtatttgtaggatttcgtattttaggggtgtatttgtgtaggatttcgcattttaagggTGTTTGTGTAGTATTACGCATTTTAggaatgtgtatgtgtagtatttcgcattttagggtgtgtgtacgaggatttcgcattttagggttgtgggtgtaggatttcgcactttaGGATGTGAGGATTCGGCACTTAAGATATAAGTTCCGGCtttagggtgtaggatttcgaaTTTAGgaatgtaatattttccaCAATTAAGGTTAAGTTTCgagggtgtaagaacaacaatatagCCTGgcgtttagctgttttagggtgtgatGTAAACAATACGCCTGATGTATTTATCTGTTTTAGGTTGTAAGGATAACAATGTGCCCTGGTGTTCaactgttttagggtgtaagaacaacaatgtggcttGCTATTTAGCTGTTCTAGGGACGTGTATACACCTAAGGtatgaatacaaaaaaaaaaaaaaaaaaaaaaaaaaacagaaaaaaattcccctaAGTTCATTCACTCTGGTgcgtgtacacacatgtgtcaCTACTACATTTGTGTTTGTGCATACATGGTTTGTTGTGCAATTGCTTCATCATGCTGCCTCCTTTTACCCTTAAACAATCTCCATCACACACAGTTAtgcatccattttttcaacacTGTTTATATGTTGTTATAAGCATGATGAAAGATGCGgcatggaggaaaaaaaaaaaacgtaaaaactGATTGGCCGTACACagattaaaaagaagaaagaagaaagtaaaaaaacatatataaatgcacaacattagttaatttttttccttcgcatAAACCCGGAAGAATTGAAATTTTCAACATTTTAGGTTATGACCCTTTTCAGATTGTAAAGGAATCGCCACAAGCTACTTTCCTTTATAAGTATTGCGCAGCCAtcgcacatatgtgtgtacatctGCGACGGTGTACATAGCACATGACCAAGTGGACCCCCGCGGATCTCCATTCTACATCACCCCAAAactgaaaataaaaaaaggtgtaattagcaggaaagggaaaaaaatatagtattaaaaaaagtacctCGTTCAAaaaacgaattttttttttactcccctTGGATCATTCAAGGTGATAAGTCTGCCCATACGCAAATAGCGCatagtacatacatactTATATGTATGCAATTTTTGCGGGTTTCTTCTCCTATACCCGAAAGACGCCATTAAAACGCACGTAACCTCCCCCCGAATGCCAAAATGAGCAATGACCATTTTAGCGGAAAGAATGGGATTTCCGCTGGTGAGCAGCCGTACCTGAAGGAAAAGGCGGATGGAACAGTAGGGGGAAATTCCAACCTAATGGATAACGTAAGGATTGATAAGAACAGCAACTCCCTCTACGTGTATGATATCCCAATTACAGAATCCGATTTAAGACAACTtgtaatgttaaaaaaggaaaaaggcgaAGCGGATGTAACAGAGCAAAGTTGCGTGGATTCGTCGGTAAAGGTGTACCCCATGGAAatacagaaaaggaaaatggaagTCCCCAAATATGCACCCAATGCAACATGTTCGAACGTATTAAATTACGAACAAGGAAGCAGCTGCCCAGCGGAAAAACTTAAAATGGTTTCCCTGGTTAACTGCACGAAATTTATAATAGAAAATAGGATTAACAAAGATATAGACATACCACACAGTAACACTGTTAATGCACTGTTCATGGATTACTACCATTTGGTAATGGCGTACACATTCTTTAGGCAGAAGAAGCATGAACAGGAATCCACGTTTGAAATTTACTTTAGGAAGTGCCCCTTTAATGGAAAATTTGCAATTCTAGGGGGAGTGTACGAAGCTATAAAATATATCAATTCGTTCCGATTTACACAAACACAGTTAGAATttgttagaaaaaaaatgtcgcaCTATCAGGATATTGATTTGTTCATAAATTACTTGAAAGGATTAAGTGGAAGAGATGTGTCTCTTTATTGTATAGAGGAAGGATCCATAGTATTTCCTCATGAACCTTTAGTGGTAATCCAGGGCCCATTACTTATATGTCAAATTTTGGAAAGTGCCTTACTGAATATGATAAATTATCCTACCCTGATAGCTACAAATAGTATGCTTTATAAAATTTCCATAAATCATAAACCGCTAGCCGAATTTGGTTGTAGGAGAGCCCAAGGTCCAGATGGTGCACTAAGTGGAACTAGGTATTCTGCAGTTGGCTGCGATTTCACATCGAACGTCTATGCGTCCTTCCTTTATGACATTCCAATAATAGGAACCATGTCCCATTCGTTTATCTCCTCTTATCAGCATGGCGAAACGTTGCATAGCAAATATCTAGACAACCATGACTTCCTCAGCATTGTACATAAGAATAAGGAGATAATCCACAAACTGTACAACTGCGAATTTGCAAAAGAGAGTGAACTGACCGCTTTTGTCGCATTTGCGCAAATTAACccaaaaatttttatctgTCTTATAGATACATATGACTCCTTAAAATCCGGGATTTACAACTTCCTCATCGTTGCCTTATCTTTGCATGAAATAAATTACAAGCCAATTGGAATCAGACTCGATTCTGGTGATTTAGGTTACCTCACAAAggagtgcaaaaaaatatttattgaTGTGTCTGAAAAGTTAAATGTCCCATTTCGtgatttaaaaatatgcattaGTAACGATCTTAACGAGCaagtaataaaagaattaCACGCACAAGAACACCATGTGGATATTTTTGCCATTGGTACAAATCTAATCACATGTCAGTCGCAGCCGTCTCTAGGACTTGTATACAAACTTGTCGAGATTAACAAACACCCCTGCTTTAAATtaacaaatgaaaataaaaaagctaATTTTCCCTATCGAAAGATGGTCTACCGATTATACACAGATGATAATTTAGCTTCTCATGATGTTATACAACATTTTGATGAAGCACCCCCTTCGGAGAATCAACAAATTGCCTGTGTCAATGTCCTGGATGGAAATAAGCAATTTTCCATTACCCCCAAAAAGGTGGAACAGAAATTACATCTCATATGGGATCATGGAAAATTACTAACTCAGTTAAAAACCGTCACTGTGTTGAAGCAGTACACACATAGTGAAATAGCTAGATTTAATAAGGAGCATTTCGCGACCTCCTCACCGCTTCCTTACGATGTTGTCTTCTCGACTAACTATCACAAAATGTATGAAAAGTTGCTCGTAAAGAATTCCCATGTGTCAACATCACTGTAGATCCTGCGAAGGGATGGGGGAGAGGTAGGTCTTTCCTGTGTGCAAACTTGGATGGAAGGGACTACACCAATGTTGGGATGTCCAACCAAATAAGGCGTATAAGCAAAATCTACTCTTTTACAAACGAACAAACCGCGCgtactttttaaaatcgtGAGTATTTCACCATCTGTATCTGCTTCGCTTATACTACGAATTGATTTGTGTAGGCAGCTTTTTTCGACAAATATCGTTTGAAGCGCTTTTCTCTATACAACGCTGGTCACTCAACCTCTCCATCCGGGGAGAATTAAATGCCATTCGATATATGCCCCCCTTGAGGTGATACCAACATGAACACAATAGCAAGTCTGCCCTCATACGCAAtgaatgtatattttttacatcatttttgcatacacatttttgagtgtcactttttttaatttttttttttccgccaaTAATTCGTCCGAATTGGGACCTGATGGCAAAAAACGCCTTTGCATGTAGTaacttctttcctctttaaaattttacttttatgAACCCCTCCCACGCTATGCACATTGAAACGAAAAAGACTGAACGAACTGGAGTGCAGTTATAAACGCCCACGTAGCTATCACAACGGTGTGtatatctttttttaaatgaaaaaaaatatatttttttttaaattaaagcGTCGCACATGGGACACACCCATGTTGACCGGCACAACGAAATTGAAGTAGAAACATCGTAAGAAACTTCTAACCCCTTTTTGCGAAGATAAGCACACGCAGATGATTGTTACCCCTGTGTTGGcattacatatgcacataaaagTATATACTTGCATATGGCCGCACTGTTAGATCACCGactttacacatttttcgGCGGAGCAAGATGAGCAGACCTCGCAGGAGTGGAAAACTTTTGCTCCGTTGATCTGAAGAAAGGGTAATCATCAAGTAGTTTCCGAAAAAGTCaaatttttgtgaaggtGCTGCATATTGggcactatttttttttttttatcacctcCTTAGGGAGATGATGCTATGTGAAGAAACCTCCTATGATGTTTTCCCGACGGTGTATCTTTTTCAGGTTATGGATAAAAATTGGgccctcttttttccttcttttcccctttgtgtaATTCACTCAATCACACTTAAGTGAACCGTGTTAGTGacatgcaaaatggaaaacagcaaagaaaaaaacatccccGTGATAACTAAACCTGATGAATGGAAGAGATCGTATTTAGACGTGCTAAACAAGAAAAGGGTACTGTACAAGTACGTTTTCCTTATTAACAATTACAAGTTTAAATTTAAGGTAATATCCACTTACTATGAATACCTAACCGTTTGCAACAGTCTCCTGCGAGATGTTACAACgtgcaatttattttttggagCCACAATCTTCTTTGAAATGTTGGGGAAATCCTTTTATTATCCGTATGTCCTCTATATGTACGATAAGGACAATTCGTGTGGGGAAAATGTTGCAGAGTTTAACCCTccgaaatttttaaaatcgtCCATTTTGGGCATAGAAGAcatcataaaaaagggaatagaaaaaaacaaaaagtacTTCAAAGAGGGGGACGTAATGCACAATACGAAAGCAATACTAAATGGAAGTGATATCCCAGAGgaactaaaaaaatataacttaGACGGGAAACATATTGTGGGTTACACAGAAATGTATTTGCTGTTTCACATGGGGAGATTCTTCGACTCACGCATTGAAAGACTTGTGGTCGATAAGAACTATCGAAACAGAGGATTCGGTCtgttaattatgtatataagtatCTATGTGCTGAAATACATATACCAATGCAACAGATGCGACTTGACTGTGGATAACGAGATCGCCCTaagaatttacaaaaaactGAACTTCCTCAACGTTCAAACGCAGGTGTATCGCTTGCATTTGCACTGCAATTATAACTACCTTCCGGAAAATGCTTCCATGGAAAATGACACGAATAATATACAGTCCTTCATGGATAACATTACAGCTAGGAGGTAGGCAATTGGGGGGAGCAGGTTACCCCTCTAcgctgttccattttgtacaCGCTAGTTCGGGTATACATAATCGCGGTATCCACAGTGGTAGCACCCATGAAAAACACCATTTTTCGAAGTCACAATTTTATCACATCcaattattccttttccctgGTGGAAGTGACTATTTGATGGTATTCCCACGGTAGCACTTGTTCAACTGCACTTTTCTTGAAGTGCAACTTTTGAATCAGTTGAAGCGTTTTTTAGAATGAAGGCAGCCGCGTGCTTCCTATTATTCGCAGTTCAAGACATGGATTATGTGCGCGGATTCTACGCGTGGATCCTTTTCGCCAagtattccttcttctcctcagCACTTTTTAGATTATTCCAATCCAGGTACGACACTAGAATTAATTTATACTTTTTGCTCAGCAAGTAATACTTTATCAGGTTTAGGGCATCGAGTTTTTCGCCTGACCTTTTCAAGTTGTTGTCGTAGTAGTAATGGTTGCTTCCGTTAATTTCTATGCATACCTAAGGTGGgaacagaaaagggaaggacgTGCACACTTGTGTCTTAACTAAACGTGTCGCATGTGCGAACAAAATTGTATTCAAGTATGCAAATCATTTGCGTTACCGAATTGTTAATGACGATATCCACGGTGTATATTCCGTCCATGAATGGGACCTACGGGGAAAAagcggtgaaaaaaatggtaatgaaggagcaacaaaggggtaaaaaggttgttaaatttttgtgaagaaTTCACGGAAAGCTGATAAACGGAGAGTCACTTCCAGGACGCACACTCCGAATAGCTCCTCCCGTACACATATGCGACCGTTGCGCGATCATTACCTCGcactgcacatttttaacgcCCAGTGAAAGCAGCGTGGACAGGACTTCTCTGTGAAAACTGGACGAATGCACATTTGCAAGATCCCTGTTGATTTGCATGCgacatttttttacgtaatCAATTAACTGCTCATTTGAGGCTGCCTTATCTTCACACCTGTGCACAAACTGCGTGCACAGATTGTACCTTTcgtacttttcctttttataaaaattgtttatatacttgacaaaaaaagtgacgTTATTTAGGATGTGCTTGCTGCGTTCGCTTAAGGGGGTGTGTGATTCGGTTTTTCTATCACCTGggttgttttttaaaaataaatttatactGTGTGGAAGGCCTGGTGAACTGTTTCCTCCACCAGGTTGGGCAATTAGCGCCTCCCCAATTGGTAATTCCTCTAAACCCACTTTGTTACATCCGTAGGAACTATGCAGGCGCTGCAGGTACGCCACGAAGTAgacattaaaaatgtacacttgGTACAGGCACTGAATTGGAAGGTACAGCGCTTCATTCGTGTCCCTTCTCcttagaatgatgttgtttttttcgcTGAAGTACCAGTAGTGGTTTTTTCTGAGTGGGTTATTCATGCAGGTGAGAATGTCTTGGTGGAAATATGAGTGTTCATTGCTCTTAGGTTGGTCCTCATCCAGCTGGCTATCGCCAACGGTGCGGTTTCCATCACCGATTGGCTGAGTTCTACAACCGGTGAGGCGTCCTTCCCCGAAGTAACCAAACACATAGCCGTGCAAACACTCCAACaatttgttcacatttttaaaatcaaTTTTATCAAAACCCAAAATGGTGTAACTGCTGAGCATATTCGGTATGACGTTGGCCATTTTGTAATTTGGTACTGCTACAAAGTTGCCGATACATTCGTTTATTTGCTTCAGAATTTCGTTCAAATtctggacaattttttcctcccccatcCGTTTTGCATTCTCACCGTTGTACTCATTCAGGAAGATTCGGTTTGTCTCCTCCTGATGAGTGCAACTGCGGGGAGGACCAtcttgggggaaaaacaccCCATCGTACGTACTCAGATTAACAGCAAAGACGTTAAGCTTCGATAGGGAGATGAGCAAACTCGTGTACTcgaaaaaatgcaactccCCCGAGTGTTcactaattttttctaaacatGTGCCGATCATATCCAAATTTCGGTACCTCAGTTTGGCAAACGAATTTAGTAAATTTACGTAAATTGAACAAGgcaatattttccttcctactttGCACCTATTCAATATCTCCAACAACATAtgaattacatttttgttttgtccCCTTTTGCTGTACATATTTAGCAGTAAAATGTGAGTGTCCATTTGATCGCCGTGTTCCTCGCATTCGCCATTTGGGCAATGAACGTTTTGGAAATACCCATCAGTGCCTTCCCTTTCGTTCTTCCCATTGTTTGGTATGTTAAGGCGGTTATACAGCATatgttttttctcacttGAGTATGTTCCACTTGTGTGTACTGTATGTAGCGTGCTATCCTGTCCCTTCTTCACATCGCattcttccgtttttttatCACAAATAGCTGCGCTGACTCCAGTTTGGGGGTGTCCATCCAAGATTCCCCCACCCAGAAGTAACTTCAACTTGGTAATTACAATACTGTCTACAtaactttgtaatttttttaagtataatTCTTCAAACATTTGGTTCACAAAAATATTGCCCATCTgatagaagaaataaagcaGCATGCTGAGATCTTTCAAACTGCATAAGGAATAAAGTTTGTCCAATGAGATAGATGTAACCATTTGAATGACCAGACATGTTAGACTGCCTAAATTGTTCCTTACAACATTTGTATATCTACCACTTAGATGTACCCTATGGTAGTTTTTGCTCAACTCATTCTGCATCtggtacacaaaaataaagctCTTCATTATGTTCAGTACCGCATCGATGTTAAAAAGGtgcactttattttttaagtacaaATAGAATAAGGAATCCACATCTCCAAAAGTGAAGATGCGAATTTTGACCAACTCGGTTAAGCTTTGTAGTTCACTCGATTTATCACTTCGGCAGAGGGAAGCTTCATTTGGTCTTCTTTTCATAGTGACTTGCACATTTTGCAACAATTTAGGGTGACtagcttcttccccttcgaactcttcctcctcatatTTACGGCTCAACACGTGTAAAACTTTACCGTATATAAGATCGACAAAGTTCTTGCTTCTAACACTACTGTGCTGATCCACGTGCTGAAGAATTGCCTTCAATTTTAGCTTCCTCCCATTATGGATAAAAGGAATACCTTCTATAACGCTAATTATATCATCGCTTTGCGCATATTTCAGGTTATTTCCATTGATACTGTTAAGATCTGCTTCGTTGTGAACTGCACTTTTCCCTATGACGTTTCTGCTGCTAGTGATACTGGTAAggttccctttcttttcaaGACCCCCATAGTAAACCGTCACCAGCGTTAAAACCAGATCATGCACATTGTTCATATCTGGATgttttgctaaaaaaaatttcataatGTTTAACAGATGCACGTCATCCggttgataaaaaaaatggaagagaaggGTAACATATTTGTAGTGGCTATCACTTCCCCTGTCTAAGTTTATGCAGTTAAAATAGAACAGAAATTTGAGCTTGTTTAGGAAGACCTTATTTGTGTGTTTTGACCCCTTCATGGTGTTGACAATGAGGTAGATCTCGTTGAAGTTTATGTTCCTGACGAAGACTTCCTCGCGTCTTTGCCATTCCACGTGGGGGTTTGAACACGGATTGCCACGCGGATTCCCTTCGTCATCCATGCCGAACATATCGTTTATTACAATTGTGCTTACCTTGCCCGTTTCGTCGTTACTCGTTTTGTCACCCGAAATAGGCGACGCGGAAGCTGCGGTATCCCCCCTCAGAGCATAGTCCTTATACAGTGGACTCACATAGTTGTTATAATAAATGATGTAGTCCAACTTGGTGCTCAAAATGTTTACTAGCGTTTTCACTACTTCACAATTTGCATACCCAAAATGACAGAAGGCATGCAGAATGTAGGATATCCtcacaatgtacacattttcaaAGGGGTCTCTTTGTGCCTTATTCGCTTGGCATAGTGGATTTAACTCGTTAACGGTCTTTTCCAGCTTATTCATCAAGACAACATCGCGAAGGTTATACTTCACGAGGGTCTTTAAAATGAAGTATATTTTGTTAAGGCTCCATTGTTCGTTCAGTAGTTTAACCCTGTACAGATAATTCCTAATGACATCTTCGCTGACACTACACTCAGTTACGTGTTTCAGATTTTCAATTAAATTTATGGGATCCAAATTATTGATAATGTTTTTAttgcataaattttttaaaaagtttgtCCCATTGGTACTATCAGTtacacctttctttttcttcttctttagtTTCGTGTGAAATGCATAGAAGttacttttcccccctcctccccttctttcAAAATTCGTTAAACAGGTTGTGATTATTTTTGTGCCCtttaatatattcattaaGGTGAACAGGAATTTGAGAGATTATTTCCCCATGCCTGTTGGGAAGGATCATTTTGGTGTGTCCTCTTCCTGCAGCAGTTCTATATTCTGTTACAACATTTGTTTTGCATTATGTTTCTTAGGTTCTTCAACAAATTGGATTCCTTCGCGGGGATCATTTTCGCGCTGCTTGAAAATGGCTAGTTAGGATAAATAAATTTGGGAGGgatattttttgcaaaaaaaaaggtgcacacAAAAGGGTAATGGGCAGATAAAAAAGTATGCAAATAAAAGCGGGTAGAAGGAACGTTGATCCGCCCGGCACTGCAAAAACGATGTGTAATAGGACCCACGCTGGATGAACCTACATTCTGGGATGCGATAATAGATGCGCAACGCAACAAGGATGCAAAACAGGTGATGCACCAGCAGATCTGATTATTGCCAAGCGCACCTTTCTATGCAAGTTGTATACGCAcatgtaaggaagaagtgctTCCGCAATAGTTGTGTAGCCCAAATTGTGAACAAATCGGATTATCCCCtcacccttttttaataacaaatCGGTGAGAGGAAACACTATACCGCTATGGCAATGACAAGCTGACACACGGGAGGCACACAATGAGGTGAAAAGAACGATCAAGCAGATGCGCGCATCCCACCCGTACATATATAGCAGCGCGGCTTAACCATTCGATACCTCCCCTGTAAAAGCGATTACCCACTGCATAagcaggaagaagggaaaacagCACACCTGGTTTATACGCACATGTGactacacaaatatatatataaacgtaTAATGAACGttcgttcctttttcccctacgTTCTCATTTTCATTTCAACCGAGATATTCACTTGTTACAAACTAACCCGCCTAACCCACCCGGGGGAATCCCTGTTCCGTAATAAGGGGGAAACAAGAAGGCGCAGAGGAATTAGAATTAGCGTTGCCAAGAACCAAACAAGCGGCATTGACGGTATAGCCAATTATGCTGATATCgaaaggaaagtaaaatGCAGAATTGGGGTGGAAGTCCACGTGCAGCTGAGCACAAAATATAAAGCCTTCTGTAACTGTTTTAATGTCGCTTCTTCACATAATGATAAAACGTATGAAAGGAATTATATCgatttgtgcaattttttaaaggacAACATTTTGAAGACAGGAAATGAGGCAGCAGATTTGAATTGGCTAGGGGGGGTCATTTCCGCAGAGACGAAACGGTATATTAGTGAAGATCCTATGTATACCATTAATAGGCCAAACAAACACATATGCAACAGGTGTGTAGGCGAGGTGGGCTCCCTAAGCTTACTGAACAGCACGGCTGTCTTGTTCACATACCTAATTAGCATTATTCTTAATTGCAACATAAACAATATTATTACCTTTGatagaaaaatttataattattatgactTGCCTAAAGGTTATCAGATTACGCAAAAGGAAACGCCCATTGGTTTGGACGGTAACATTTCTGTGCAGGGAAAGAATGTTCGCATAAAGAGCGTCCACCTAGAGGAAGACACGAGCAagtgtttcttccttccgcGAAATGTGGATATGCCCGATCGGGGGGATACCCCCTGCGAAGGTAGCAATGATGGGAAAGGAACTACATTTATGGAGGACAGTGACATTCTGAACCTTAACAATGGTAAtgacaaaagggaagaggatAATGGGGACATAAATGTTGAATGGTCCACCAGGGACAGTGACAAACTGGTCTCTCATAGGTGTAACCGAACAGACCAGCCATCAAACAGCAATGACGAAGTAAATAATTTGAACAAGAAAATATTACT contains these protein-coding regions:
- a CDS encoding Nicotinate phosphoribosyltransferase, yielding MSNDHFSGKNGISAGEQPYLKEKADGTVGGNSNLMDNVRIDKNSNSLYVYDIPITESDLRQLVMLKKEKGEADVTEQSCVDSSVKVYPMEIQKRKMEVPKYAPNATCSNVLNYEQGSSCPAEKLKMVSLVNCTKFIIENRINKDIDIPHSNTVNALFMDYYHLVMAYTFFRQKKHEQESTFEIYFRKCPFNGKFAILGGVYEAIKYINSFRFTQTQLEFVRKKMSHYQDIDLFINYLKGLSGRDVSLYCIEEGSIVFPHEPLVVIQGPLLICQILESALLNMINYPTLIATNSMLYKISINHKPLAEFGCRRAQGPDGALSGTRYSAVGCDFTSNVYASFLYDIPIIGTMSHSFISSYQHGETLHSKYLDNHDFLSIVHKNKEIIHKLYNCEFAKESELTAFVAFAQINPKIFICLIDTYDSLKSGIYNFLIVALSLHEINYKPIGIRLDSGDLGYLTKECKKIFIDVSEKLNVPFRDLKICISNDLNEQVIKELHAQEHHVDIFAIGTNLITCQSQPSLGLVYKLVEINKHPCFKLTNENKKANFPYRKMVYRLYTDDNLASHDVIQHFDEAPPSENQQIACVNVLDGNKQFSITPKKVEQKLHLIWDHGKLLTQLKTVTVLKQYTHSEIARFNKEHFATSSPLPYDVVFSTNYHKMYEKLLVKNSHVSTSL
- a CDS encoding N-acetyltransferase, translating into MENSKEKNIPVITKPDEWKRSYLDVLNKKRVLYKYVFLINNYKFKFKVISTYYEYLTVCNSLLRDVTTCNLFFGATIFFEMLGKSFYYPYVLYMYDKDNSCGENVAEFNPPKFLKSSILGIEDIIKKGIEKNKKYFKEGDVMHNTKAILNGSDIPEELKKYNLDGKHIVGYTEMYLLFHMGRFFDSRIERLVVDKNYRNRGFGLLIMYISIYVLKYIYQCNRCDLTVDNEIALRIYKKLNFLNVQTQVYRLHLHCNYNYLPENASMENDTNNIQSFMDNITARSHNFITSNYSFSLVEVTI
- a CDS encoding Glu-tRNAGln amidotransferase, with protein sequence MNVRSFFPYVLIFISTEIFTCYKLTRLTHPGESLFRNKGETRRRRGIRISVAKNQTSGIDGIANYADIERKVKCRIGVEVHVQLSTKYKAFCNCFNVASSHNDKTYERNYIDLCNFLKDNILKTGNEAADLNWLGGVISAETKRYISEDPMYTINRPNKHICNRCVGEVGSLSLLNSTAVLFTYLISIILNCNINNIITFDRKIYNYYDLPKGYQITQKETPIGLDGNISVQGKNVRIKSVHLEEDTSKCFFLPRNVDMPDRGDTPCEGSNDGKGTTFMEDSDILNLNNGNDKREEDNGDINVEWSTRDSDKLVSHRCNRTDQPSNSNDEVNNLNKKILLDYNRCGIPLAEIVVEDDYMNAEECINLLKEIKNKVCLLGVCVGNKENIRSDINISFEYDNVKYSRVEIKNVNSFRKIKSCIEQEKKNFINRIITEGTERSHQSMSNEMYTKSYLDSTHYVVRKKEVYNYVHERNIPQYKLSKHVIKLLKFYVNYKIKIYEDEVKYNWSKQYFHVFLNDPFLYNYFNECLKFEEEKYVSNFIVNILLDVIKKKNMLSKNILIKPKNFCFLINYAMKNNLDNTSLKAFLFNYVDVGFENELLLETFKNVDVAEMEQDLKKLIDDNIQHLKIDGEKNVLNEQNFKNRIMGLLKGQMSQRGSQVHVNYKSVSAFIDDYVRRLT